Proteins from a single region of Melanotaenia boesemani isolate fMelBoe1 chromosome 3, fMelBoe1.pri, whole genome shotgun sequence:
- the LOC121637047 gene encoding potassium channel subfamily K member 15-like, whose translation MKTQNIRTLTLILSIVFYLLIGAAVFDALESRSESARKKELEEKLAELKKKYDFMEDDYREVERVILQSEPHRGGRQWKFPGAFYFAITVITTIGYGHAVPRTDAGKAFCMFYAVLGIPLTLVMFQSLGERINTFVRYLLQRSKQCLGFRRTEVSMGNMVLVGLLSCMSTLCIGAAAFSHFENWTFFNAYYYCFITLTTIGFGDFVALKESDALQKQRPYVTFCFMYILVGLTVIGAFLNLVVLRFLTVSSDKSDMRTEAGGEEQGSHGEASDAAGAETSTLPEPSGLGALFSCMCCGLDVYRSSSQSVCDQTGGHSNPVFYNSISYRVDQVSCSSCTVSSQTSPSVLMLRQSGKYPHIRRKSL comes from the exons ATGAAGACGCAGAACATCAGGACCCTCACCCTCATCCTCTCCATCGTTTTCTACCTGCTCATCGGAGCCGCCGTCTTCGACGCGCTGGAGTCCAGAAGTGAGAGCGCGAGaaagaaggagctggaggagaagcTGGCGGAGCTGAAGAAAAAGTACGACTTCATGGAGGATGACTACAGGGAGGTGGAGAGGGTGATCCTCCAGTCGGAGCCGCACCGCGGCGGCAGGCAGTGGAAGTTCCCCGGagctttttattttgccatCACTGTTATCACCACGATTG GTTACGGCCATGCTGTCCCACGCACTGATGCTGGCAAGGCCTTCTGTATGTTTTACGCAGTCTTGGGCATTCCTCTGACACTGGTTATGTTCCAAAGCCTGGGCGAGAGGATCAACACTTTTGTTCGGTACCTCCTGCAAAGAAGCAAGCAGTGCCTGGGTTTTAGAAGGACAGAGGTGTCTATGGGAAACATGGTTCTTGTGGGTTTGCTGTCCTGCATGAGCACCCTATGCATTGGAGCTGCTGCCTTCTCCCATTTTGAGAACTGGACTTTCTTTAATGCGTATTACTACTGCTTCATCACCCTCACCACCATCGGCTTTGGGGATTTTGTCGCCCTGAAGGAGAGCGATGCCCTGCAGAAGCAACGTCCCTATGTGACCTTTTGCTTCATGTACATTTTGGTTGGCCTGACAGTTATTGGAGCCTTTCTCAACCTGGTGGTGTTGAGATTTCTCACTGTAAGCTCGGATAAATCTGATATGAGGACTGAAGCAGGGGGAGAGGAGCAGGGGTCACATGGGGAGGCGTCAGACGCTGCTGGAGCAGAAACGTCTACG CTTCCTGAACCCAGCGGACTCGGGGCCTTGTTCTCCTGCATGTGCTGTGGCCTGGATGTTTACAGGAGCTCCTCTCAGTCTGTTTGTGACCAGACAGGTGGTCACAGCAACCCTGTCTTTTACAACTCCATCTCCTACAGGGTGGACCAGGtctcctgcagctcctgcaCTGTTTCCTCACAGACCTCCCCCAGTGTTTTAATGCTGCGTCAGAGCGGGAAGTATCCTCACATCAGGCGGAAGTCACTCTAA